A region of the Sarcophilus harrisii chromosome 3, mSarHar1.11, whole genome shotgun sequence genome:
ATGATTTCTATAGCAGCTTTAGTATCATCAAATACCATCCACATATTAGGTGAGTTATCATTATTCTAAAATACTTTGGAGAAAGTAGCTCTAGAGGAAgtttaataattatgataattgtCTTGTAAATTACTTGAACTATTCTAATTATTCTTTGGACgacttcttcctccttccctccagtaGACCTCccaaagaaaatttgatttgaaaaattcAGAGTTCTAGGAACAAATATTTACgggagaaaatataattatttttctttttgtaagaaTTTCACTATGCTGAAATTACTTTGGGAGGTCCGATTTATAATGGACTTTGAGTAAGTTTTATAAGTCAACTCTATAATTCTTTCCCAACTTAGATCCCTGTGTAGtttcaagaaacttaaaaaaCTTTTTGTGAATTTCGACATTTTTCTCCTTACTTTGGAACTTGTCTATCTATCAAAGAGAAGGACAGGTGCTCCTTGATATCATATTTAGCATGAACAACTCATTTACATTGGGCAATAGTCctattcttcttcccctccttcaaTATGGAGTGAAAATGAAAAGTGTCACAATAAAGAACAAATATCAGTTTGCATGAATAGTCATAATGAGCCTTAAGGTGAAGGGAATTAGGGAGGTGATTTCTGAGtcaaggaagacttgaatttctGAATTGTCCCTGATATATTCTGTGTGTATGACCTTGgccaggtcacttaacctcaaaaTATGCAGGGCAGCTCTCTAAGCCTgtaattttcataaaaattccCATACATGgtggtaaagggagttttcctaTTGGAACCTCACAGCttcccacccaaaaaaaaaattgttcataaatTATTATGTCGTTTGTATTCTCATCCGTTTGCCCTGATGATCCAGTGTTAACACACAGAGATAGGAAATTACTCAAACCTTTGATTCTTTGTGGAAGCAAGAGTACCATGCAGTATCTTAGAATGAGTTCTTTTCCTAATGACCTTTTGTGAATACTAATCACTGACCATTTCCCCAGACACCATTCATTCACCTTACTCTGAATCAAGTTGAATGCAAGATCCAGGGAATATCCAAgtatattttgctttcttatctagattgtaaagtccttgagagcaggaatcaCACTTTCTGTCCCACTGTGCACAGTTTTTGGcacataattaatatttgttaaattcataTTGAATAGATGAGAAAATCCTTAATGATAATAAAGAAACATGTATTTCTGTCCTCTATAATTACctatataatgtaaaaatatagaaaaaactatcaaaattctttattatttttcttggatttttctggacagcatattttaaaaagaatatgtgTTGATAAGCTGGCAAATGTCTCAAGAAGTACAACCAGAATTGTTAAAGTTCTTTAGTTCATCATATTTGAGGATCATGTAAAAGAAATAGGGATGCTCAGTTAAGAAGAATAGACTTAGGAGGCATAATAATGGCTATGAGAATATTTGAAAGTCTGTTACAGGGAAGAAGATGTAATATAGAGGATGAAGGTACAAGCAGGGATGTGGAATTTCAAAGAGATACATTTAAgcttgataaaaagaaaagaaaaattggaaatcagcGGAGCTATCCAGGAGTGGAATACTTCAGGAGGTAATAGATTGTTAGTCTTCAAGTAAAGACTGAATACCTACCTATCTGAAGAGTTGTGGCTTTCTTATTCAGGTCTGACTTAGACTAAATGGTCTTTGCAGTTCCATCttactctgagattctgtgattccttcTAATAGTTGTAAGTCTAGCTGTTTCTTTATGTTATTTAAGTTTTTACTGTTTTTTAGAACTGAGACCATAGTCCTTTAGGGCATAATGTAATGAGAGCCATTCTCCACTCTTGGGTGATTGCTATGTATGTATGGATaaaagaatgtatatatatatatatatatatatatatatatatatatatatatgtacatatatataatgtatgtatatatatgtacataagtatgtgtatatatacatgaatatatacattaATCCTTACATAAAATCAAACACCTGAAATGAAATCAGTCTAGAAAATAACTttaatagagatttttttctggtGCTCTGTTCTTCTGCCTTCTTGTAAGTATTGATTGCTACGTGCTtcacagaaaattaaattgatttacattctgaatttaaagaaaaaataaataaaattcattaataaaatgcCCCTCTAAActgacaaagaaacagagactgTGTTCACTTCTAATTCAATTtgcttttaataggaatacaACAGTATTTACTAAGTAGGTTCTGTATGGCCAGAGATGGAAGCTATTTTGAATTCAGAGGATCTTTCTGGAACTCTACATCCCTAGTCTGAGCCTGATCTAATCAACTTATGTCTGTTTTAGgaatgtatttaatttaataaaataatatttttacacaatcttttttctcttttcctctccattgTTGTCTTCCAGGTAACATATCTGGGCAAAGTCTCGACAACAGGGATGCAATTTTTATCTGGCTGCACAGAAAAGCCAGTCATTGAGCTCTGGAAGAAGCATACACTGGCTAGAGAAGATGTCTTCCCGGCTAATGCTCTCCTGGAAATCCGGCCCTTCCAAGTCTGGCTTCATCACCTTGACCTGAAAGGAGAGGCTACCGTCCATATGGATACCTTTCAGGTGGCTCGCATTGCCTACTGTACTGCTGACCACAATGTAAGCCCAAACATCTTTGCCTGGGTCTACAGGGAGATCAATGATGACCTGTCCTACCAGATGGACTGCCATGCTGTAGAGTGCGAAAGCAAGCTAGAAGCCAAGAAGCTAGCTCATGCCATGATGGAAGCCTTCAAGAAGACGTTCCACAGCATGAAGAGTGATGGTCGGATCCATCGGAACAGCTCATCGGAAGAAGTCTCTCAGGAATTGGAATCTGATGATGGCTGAGGGCACTGGTCAGTGGTTCACCAAAGGCAGCCATGGCCTAGGGAATAAGAGTTGATAGATAAATAAGCAATGATTCAAATTGGGGATGAAAAGACTGCCAAATACTTGGCTGACCaagctttttaaaatcaaaagagcAATTCAGAACCTAAAGATATGCATCATTAAAGTAATTATGTTACATTGAAATCTGCTGCTGCTGTGAATGtgaggagggggggaaagaaagcTTATTTTTCTGCTCATTCTCCCCCACCcaatttcccctctcctcctggCCCCAGACTCCTCCATGCTGATTCTCTCCATCTTCTTGAAATATTCCACAGCTTATTGTTTATCAGGCTGCTTTTCTTCAGCTATTGGTTTCTTCCAATTTGCCTTATGAAACCCATCCAAAAGAATTTGTCAGTTGTTCCTGGGGTATTCATAGCagcggtggggggggggaggagttcTGATGCTGGCTCATACGCTCCTAGGGAAATGGAAAGGGTCCCAGGGTGACTCCCTATAATTCTTTCTCGTGGCATATTTCAAAACCTCTTGGCCATATGTAAACCACCAAGATAGATGTCCTTTGGCTTTAAGACTAACCACCTTGTCATTCCTCAGTTAATTCACAGTTCACAGCtgaagatgattttattttacaaatatatcaaatgctatcttattttattcactttttctattttcttagtgTACCTGCAGCTACTtatttcacatacacacacacacattcacctTCCCATCATCACTAAAGTGATCATTTCTTAACACACTGCAGGGCACCCAAAgggaacaaaagaacaaattaaactccccctctcccccaaaaaatgcAATATGAAAAAGATTGCAGAATATATTTGCTCCATTTTCTGTGTATTTTCCTTCAGTCTTGATTTGTGTCTGGTTGGTAGTTTAATAATCCAATCCCAGAACTCCTCCTTAACCAGTCTCAGATCAGAATCAACAAGAGCATGGAAACCTTTTCTTCCCCTGTGAGAATCTGTCACTAAACCATTGCTTACAAATTGATCGTCGGTAGTTCTCTCTACCCATTCAGAGATACCTTGACCaagttattttaaaggaaaatatatctcTATCCTCTTAAAGATGAAAGTTCAAAGGGACCAGTGTTCAATGATTGTTCCTGCAGAGAAGCTCTCATTAAGAATGCCTGTAATTTTTCCATTCTGTGGATAGGATGATTCTTGAATTTCATAAGTGCAAAAAAGTCAATATGAATAAGATAAAAAAGGACTTGTTACAATAAATCCATTTAAGGCCAAGAGCAGATTCATAGTTTGCAGGTAATGCTgctcctttattaaaaaaaaaaagaaaaagaagtttgtttttaatcatgGTAATGTTAGGGGCACTAGGGCACCTTACAGAAGCCTTAAATGAAAGCTAATCAAATCCAGATAGCTCTATGTCTGTGTTTGGTATGTGTATacgtatgtctgtgtgtgtgtgcgtgtgtgtgtatgtgtgcgccTGTGCGTGCGTCCAGTGTTTAAAGCATGTAGAATAAGCATGGAGACATATTGCGGAGGACTTGCACCTCTTGAAAATATGCTTGTTGCTTTACAATGTATGTAAACTATTCTTTAGCATAAATGCATTcatactttaataaaaaatatgtttGAGTTAATAAAGCTCAATAGTTTTACACTCTTTTTGGTGTAAAATGCCAATTTTGGGATTGTGtatgagtgattttttttcccctaaaaacaaTGGTTCCATTTGCCAATGCTTAATACATCTTTCTGGACTCCTGCGATCCATGGGAAAAGGCTATGCTCCAATGGATGGACACAGAAATTCTACCCTATCCAAGCTTTACCATCCTGTGCAACTCTTGTTCATAAGATCCCCCTTAAATAAACTCATGGCAGGAATCTACTCAATGTACTGAGACATTCCTCATTTTATGTTACCATTGTGAGGCAATCCATGAAATACATAGGTTGTTCATTAATCATGTCTTATTCTTACCATGTGACCAAcccatcttttccttccttgtttccaaTGTGTTATGGATTGCCATGGAGAAACAATATGGAAGATGTCATTAAAGAAATGTctgtgcaaagaaaaaaaaatttgtaaattcttcatttctcattAGCATAACAAAATAGCTTTTGTTCAGAATATATTGTGAAAAGTCTTTTTGATGAGATGGGATCTATGAacttgttataaaaatatttcaataacaattccatttaattgatttcctttgttaactcatgtattttatattatgaatttaaaaatattattctgagaatggtTCCATAGGCTTCATGGCCTATGGGAGGAAAAAGGCGAAGAGATTCTATCTTGAAGAGATTCCTGAAATACTGAGAGTTTGAGGACCATATTTGTATACACCTAGTACAAAATAGGTCTGAAAtcttatcttcctgactccaagattggCCTTCTGGATACAATACTATGCTGCCATTGACCCTGTTCTTTATAAATTCTGACTAATTtaaagaaagtttatttttagAGTCTTTTTGTGCAATCATTGACAGTTCAACCTTGAGTGATTTCTTCTGGGGGAATAAGTTTCATATTGTCTCATCTAAGAACAGGGTTTACAAGAGCCAAGCCACATCTGATCAGTCAGGGTAGATGAACTGGGGATCTTCATGGTCTGAGTGGTCcaatgaaacaactgaacaaaaagatCTAATGATCTGAGAAAATTATCTCTAGTCTAATGATTTAAGTCATAGaacatcatttttgttgtttgtaaaATCAATGGGATCACCTAGATGAAttaaaagtccctttcagctctaaatctcaaTCCTAGGATCACATAATATGTCTCTATCCTTTTAAGCCTTATCTTTATATAGCAGTGCACATTTGACAAAGAACTTTAATagatatcttatttaatattatcaACAACACAGAGAATTATGGAGGGCCAGTAAAATTTATCCCTGTTTTAACAGATAAAGAGACAGGCACTAGTAATTTGGCCAAAAATACACCTCCAGGAAATAGCATAGCCTATAGTTGAACCCATATCATGGTTTAAATCTTGTGTGCTTTGCATCATATGCAGTTACAGCTAAGAtgggattttgtttttgatctaTCCACAATAAAACCCTATCTCTTATCACAGCTTAGTGTTTTTCAACATAGTGAagtaatgttttattttactcagccattcttataagatatttcttCACAGTCAAAAAGGCAAtctaaaatgggaaagaaaaaagatcttaGCCTGGGAAGGGCCCAAAAGTGTTATTTGGGCTTAAGCATGAAGAGACAGTTTGATTACTTTCTTCTACTGAACCTAAGAAATGGATGAGAAGACTATCTCCACTCAAAGAGAGTCAGATGTTTGACAAGCTTGAATCTTTAAAAAGTGTGTGAAAATGCCCTGTATAAATAGAATAATCATCGCTTTCAGTACAATTAGGCAAAAACTTATGAACATTACAAAGCATGGTTTGATTGTTGAATTACTTTTtgattctataaatatatttttatttaattattttgcattttttgcaTTACTTaggtttccctttttttctctcttcctatacTTTCAGAGAGTTGTTCCTTGTAACAATGacttttcaaaagagaaagatgagggaaaaaatagcaaaattaactAATCAAAAAATTGATATTTGACACATTGCTCCATACTGCCCTCATCCTCCCTGAAGAAAATGTGTGTGTAGAGAGGGTGGAAAGGTGTTTCCTCATACCGCTCTTTAGAGCTAAGTTAGTTATTTATAGGTAACATaatttttggaaaagagaaagtgagCATGATATAGTATATACAGACCTGCTGGACAACCTGGGTTGGAGGTAACTTATTtctgataaattctgatggactgaTACTGAGTAGGTTACTTAAATTGTGAATGGCCTAGGAAATTAAAAAAGTTGCGTATCTAGAGGAAGCTTCCTGATATGGAGTTTTTCTACAGACCTTCCCCATTCCCATCTCCATTTTAGTATTTATCTAGAGGATAAAAAGGTACATACAGCCTCAGGAGACACAGTGCTATTTAATCAGAGATCTCTGAGGGATTAACAATCTTGCAGATGTCTCTTGGTCAACCACCATCACTACTATCACCAATGACGAGTGTAAAGACATAGGGGCCCTTGACTTTCCAAAATGTGATGGGTGAAGTCTATGTAGAATATGATATGGAACTAGATCAGAACAGAAACTTTCAGGTGGGAGCAGAAGGTGCTATCAGGCACCAGTGATGAGTAAAATGAATTTGGTTCTAAACTTTCGGCACATAAGCCAAAACAGGAAATTGTTgggtgattttatttttatttctcttatgcCACAAACAATATATATCCATTCTCTTGGGTGCTATTTTTCTTGGGATTAGAAGTTAGGCAGCTATTTattatatgtcattgagaattaGAGCTGAAAAGGCTCTCTAACTCAAACACATCATTTGACTCATACAGTGAGTTGTTGCTtgtaaaatgctttcctcacTGACTGGGTGAAGTAGGCAGTATAAATAACTTCttgattttagagatgaaagacaaacagaagtacagtgatttatccaagattacacagcATCAAGGCCAGGATTTCAATCAAAGTTTTGATAGAGTTATAactaagaattttagaaaatgggaaaatttatttGCAGAAGGGAGAAAATCATGTTAGAAAAGAAGTGGGTGGGtaactttttattattctctGCCCAAAATTCTGCTGTCTCACACTTTCCTGAGGTCAATCTTACTTCCTACTTTTACACAGTCATAGATTGAATTAGATCTGTGAAATATAGTGATAGTCATCTCTGTACCACTATAGGAAGGAAGCGTGGACTTCTTAGAGGAAGCTTCTTGATATTGAGTCTAATGTTATTTCCATTATAACATAAAGTAATGAAGGTAAGAAAGAGAGGTatagtgacttggccaagatcatgCAATGACTTAATTGAGCCTATTCCAAGTCCAAATACTGATAGCCTATGCAATACATAAAAATCTTAGGAATTTACAATCATTGTCTCCTGAAAGAAAAACTGGTGGTAGGTCAATGAAAACTTGAAATAGTTGACTTACTTTGGACTTTTTCCTTGATAAGATGGAATgaggaataataatgatgatttaaAACTTAGTGCTcattaaatattctaaaaatagTTCCTCTTATGGCCCCTAGAAACCCATACTGGCTCAccataaaagaaagacaaatctcACCCACAGGTATAATTTTAAGTGGGAAGCGTCCAAGATTGTAATGGTCCTCAGGACTACCATGATGCAGCTTGTTGGAATCGTTTCacatcaaaagtctattttgcaTGAGAATTTGGGCTGCTCTTTAAAGTTCAACCAAATGGAGAGAAGCCAGCCAGTAATAACACAGGATAGGAGGATTTGAACATCAAGGATAGTAGCAGAATCCTTGACTCAGTAAAAGTATAGTAAAAATGTGGAAAGGCAAATTGTTTCAAGAGAACCCAAATGCTTCTATTAAGAATAATTACACACAAACCTGAgctggtaaaaataaaaatcttaagatGGTACTTTGTGCTTTATTTGCCAAAGGAAACATACAAATTGGGATTTGTAGactttatttcttttggaataGTTTAACAGGTCTCCTTCAGGTTTTACTAAGGCATCAAATACTGGTTATTCAAAAATAGTAAAGAGTTCTAGAAATGTAAgccatgattattttttctttttcattctaatgATCAGGACTGATAATCTAActtttccacttatttttttctagaggCCTAAAATACAAAAGTACTTCTGGAATATTATAAAGGAAGCTTTCCATTCatgaaaaaatcatagaatttgacaTCTCTGTCCTAGCAGGAGCAAAGGTGACCTAGTCATAGAATaagctcatttttttcattatcaaaGAACCTttgtcttaaaatatattttaaaataaaaaggagtgttttatttatttatctatcttcaTGGAAGAGGCCTTATCACAAATTGAGTTTAAGTCCAGAATTTTGTAGAATAAACTGAGGGTGAGAAGATCACATGGGTAATTAATAAGTATCAGATTTGTcattgtggttcagtcattttagtcatgccccattctttgtgaccccatttggaattttcttggtaaagatgctagagtgatttgccattttcttctccaattcattttacagacaaggaaactgaggcaaacagggtgaagtgatttaccaAGGAGTAAGTGtcttgaggacagatttgaactcagcaagatgagtgttcttgacttcaggactgacaTTCTGTCCCACACCACTGCCCTGATAAATGGCAGAAGCCACATTTAAGTCCATGTCCTCTGACTAAATTCTGTGTTCTTCTTTCTTcacaatttatgaaataaatgagGACCATCGTCTTGGATCTAGTGCTGGCCTTTGAATGACCATAAGCTTGAGGAACTTGGAAAGGGCTATATTGTAAAAGCTTCCCTGTTCTCTAGTGGCAAAGCTGGATCTACAATATTAACACCCACGCATAAAATAGAGTTGATCTTTGGCCAAAGCTCACAATCATTTGCATGTGGAAAATTGGAATCTAGTCCCAGGAAACTTGGCTTGTCAGGTTCTGGATCGGAGCTAAGGAATATTACTGGACTGATTATGGTAGATTTTTAGACAAGTTGAAACCTATCAACAGTCTCCACTTGCACGTTGTTGTATCAAAAATGGAACAATATTCCTTTAAGTTCAGTgcttatggaaaaaaacaaacagaaattcaGGCATCCCCTCTACTTGGCAATTTTTCTGATgtctatttctcttttgttttcatctttcacTTTTGCAGATCATAGCAATAAAATCTTATGATTTTGGATTCAATTCTAATTAGAAATTTGTGTTTACTCAAGACTTGAGTGGGTTGAAGTTTTATGAGAAGCAGCTTAACTATTGGACAGAGCACAAGATTTGGAGTTAGCGGGACTAGTGTTCAGATTCCACCCTGGATACTTACTACAGAAGCTGGAAGGGTAACCCTTCCTAAGTCATTGAACGTTTCaccctcagcttcctcctctgtatAATTAGCATGACAACACTTTTAAGAATTTACCTCTTCAAATTCCGCTTCCCTGAAAGCACAATATGAgtgttattatcattgttgtttttactttttatcttaGTAAATGAACAAGATGAGAGAGATGTTTACCTTCTTGAAAAGTTTATGCCTTCAAATCAGAgttgttttcaaatattcatttacttatGTTGATATAATTACAATGTAAGTAGATACTCCTATAGATGGCTACTTACCTCTTTTTTTAAGTAGAATCACTTTAAATTGATAATTGATTAATGAATTTCCAGTGTTATCTGGCCTTGAAAGTCCTACAGTTCTATTTCTTTGTTAAGTTTCCATGACTTAGACTGATCCTGTCCCCATTTAGTTCAAATTATGGCCATTTTATTGACAATATGATTAAACCTACTTTCTGCCTTCAGGTATggagctattaaaataaattaaataatcaaaaatcTTTTCTATTCACTGAACATCAATCTTCTTTTTAGGACCATAAAAGACTATATCACATTAGggggttcagtgatttgccaaggtcagagagaaaatgagaagagcAATAATACCCAAATCTTTCTTTCCTAAGTGTTCCATCCACTCTATCAGGCTGACACTTTAAATGAAGAGTCAAATATAGGAAGTTAAAGATTCAAATGCATATTGTGATTGGAAAAGGCTCATTGAGAAACATACTAGATGCTAACACTTGGATTTCTCTGCAAAGAATTTTCTGAGGGATAGGGacatattcatatcttttatgcAATGgtcattctctatatatgttcACATAACCTGTGATATCAGTCCTAAGATAGGTTTTACATTAGCATTCATTAACAGTTCttttattctaataataatattaatagctaacatttttgaAGCTCTCTATAATTCCAGAATACTTTattaagtatttcattttatcctcacaataaactCTCTTGAAATAAGTTCtgttattcctttcatttttcagatgagagtAATCAAGGACACTGAGGTTAAGGgaactttcccaagatcacacagttaatgtgtCTGAAACAgactttgaatccaggtcttcctgataccaTCAATAAAGATCCATCCATTCCTTAGTAAATTTTGAGCATTTtatcccctctcttttctttctttcatgacttcctattttccttcttccatatACTCCTATAATAAATAGgatgagagaaaggaaatgagacatTGCATTTTCAGAAGGTTCAAGGGCACACAGTCAGGACCACTAGAGATATGGTATACCTGCAgttgctgggaaattggaaactattagCTACAGCATCCTTGCCAGTGATGACATGACAACCTACAGCAAAGTGCCTAGGATACACAACAGACGCCTGACAATAAACTCTCTTCCCTGGTTTACTTTGGAAATTTTTATCAGCCCTTCCCACATATAGCCATTGTCAAAGCAATTATGGACATCATGGATTAGTAAAAGCCACAACCCCTGGACATGGCTTCTTCAAGATCAGCCCCCTGCTATTTGCATGGCTCTGGGTTATGTAGTAAATTTCTCTAGAAAATGTTTTATGGCAGGGTCCATGGCACTCTTCATTATCCCTTTATAAAGTAATGAGTTCATTGGATAAGATTAGTCAAGGCTATTTCCATTCATTTGTAGTGAGAGTATCTGGGTTAAAGTCTCAGCTTTGATGCTTACTGGCTGCATGAAATTAAGCAAACTTTTCTCAGCTGTCAAATGGAGTTGAATAAATCAATGGGTCTCAAACCTTTCTTCTAagtatctttatatttttaaaaactattggaGATCTGtacaaagagtttttgtttatgtggattatatttacagatatataccatattagaaattaaaaaaaaactattttagaaattgtaaaccctctgaaagggtttcagagatcctcaGGATTTTctacactttgagaaccactggaataGAGATCCTGAAGGCTTCTTCTAGCTCTTAATCCAAGATCTTTATTCAGtggattaaaacaaaaacaatggcaTGCAGGTGTCTAATAGAAAAGTATAGCTACCACCTgatctctggtttttttttaaagactattagactttgttgtcattttattgaagatcctcaaaataatctcaaaagaaatgtgagattcCAGAATTcccataaaaataaagaataggcAAATCACAAGGATTTAAAGAGACTTTAAGTAAGAGGtaatactatttcatttatttatcaatttaaggtttgcaaatagttttacaaatattaactcattttactATTATCTATTTACAAGttctacatatattatctcattgaacaTTTTAAAGCTATTGATTCAATTCCACATCCATGATTTCTTCATGTATTACATGTAAACTCATATATAGTGAGCATGTTTGAGTATTTTATGTCAGCATGAGTTACCTAAAACATATTAGCAACACAAGAGTGTGAGGAAAAAATACAGAAGGATAAAAATAGATAGCATCTCTGTGGAGCTTAAAGATTTGCAAATAACTAAGGAATGTAACATAACTAATGAACTAATGAATgccaattcattaattcatttaagcATCCAACAAACCAGGgaaatagttgctattattatccccaattttacAGAACCCTGGTTCCAAATCTAGAATTTGATGCCCTGTGCCACCCAGCTGGCATCTTTCAACAGTTTCAATTTATGTTGATTCATGATCATGTCTTGAACCCATTCTCATCACTCTCCTAAATAGGACCATGGCTTCCAAGTTAAAAGGAAATCACAGTAAAACTGAAATGCTGATTGACATCAAGCCATATGGCTCCGCTGAAACACATTGTACAGCATCATTCTCTAATGATATTGAAATGTCACTTTAACATAAGAAGTCCAAATAAAACACTTAGGGAAAGATAAAaccagagaaagatgaaaaatgaaagccTTGCACTTGAATTCAGAGGTCAACTTGAAGTGAtagacaaaggagaaaaatacttTGATCTTCTTCAGGAAAACCATAGAGAATATAAAGTTATGAAAGGAAAGATGGTGGTTATCAATGTCAGGCATCTTAAAAGCAAAACTCAAGGACAAGAATCTattgaaaacaattaaaacaattaacaCCAACATGCAGGATAAATGTACATGTGGGGGACTGTAAAATGGACCACAAGATATCTTGAAAAAGATATCACAGGccatcaagcaaaacaaaaagctatagacagctatagaaaaagaaactaatcatttcctcattttaaaaagataagaaagaaagaggattCATAGCTATTCTCAAAACATAAAATACACAGATTATAAACTTGTAGAAATACTTTTACAACTGCAAATCCTGACAAATATATGTTGAATGGAACC
Encoded here:
- the PID1 gene encoding PTB-containing, cubilin and LRP1-interacting protein — protein: MWQPATERLQHFQTMLKTKLNVLTLRKEPLPTVIFHEPEAIELCTTTPLMKTRTHSGCKVTYLGKVSTTGMQFLSGCTEKPVIELWKKHTLAREDVFPANALLEIRPFQVWLHHLDLKGEATVHMDTFQVARIAYCTADHNVSPNIFAWVYREINDDLSYQMDCHAVECESKLEAKKLAHAMMEAFKKTFHSMKSDGRIHRNSSSEEVSQELESDDG